A genomic window from Aquitalea aquatilis includes:
- the rdgB gene encoding RdgB/HAM1 family non-canonical purine NTP pyrophosphatase, translating to MFDKLVLASNNAGKLKEFSALLAPLGVMVIPQGQLNVPECPEPHYTFLENALEKARHASHVTGLPALADDSGICVEALGGKPGVLSARYAGEPKSDERNNAKLIEKLQGKANRRAWYYCVLVLVRHADDPQPLVADGMWYGEVQDTAAGEGGFGYDPYFYLPEFRCTVAQLAAEDKNRVSHRGKAMQALLSRLRELV from the coding sequence ATGTTCGACAAACTGGTATTGGCCAGCAATAACGCCGGCAAGCTGAAGGAATTTTCCGCGCTGCTCGCCCCGCTGGGCGTGATGGTCATTCCGCAAGGTCAGCTCAATGTGCCGGAGTGCCCGGAGCCGCATTACACCTTTCTGGAAAATGCGCTGGAAAAAGCCCGCCACGCCAGCCATGTCACCGGCCTGCCGGCGCTGGCCGACGATTCCGGCATCTGCGTGGAAGCGCTGGGCGGCAAGCCCGGCGTGTTGTCGGCGCGCTATGCCGGCGAACCCAAGTCTGACGAGCGCAACAACGCCAAGCTGATTGAAAAGCTGCAAGGCAAGGCCAACCGCCGCGCCTGGTATTACTGCGTGCTGGTGCTGGTGCGCCATGCCGATGATCCACAACCGTTGGTGGCCGATGGCATGTGGTATGGCGAAGTACAAGATACTGCAGCGGGCGAGGGTGGTTTCGGTTACGACCCCTACTTCTACCTGCCAGAATTCCGCTGCACCGTGGCCCAGCTGGCCGCGGAAGACAAGAACCGCGTCAGCCATCGCGGCAAGGCCATGCAGGCGCTGCTGAGCAGACTGCGTGAGCTGGTATGA
- the dusA gene encoding tRNA dihydrouridine(20/20a) synthase DusA, which translates to MSVAPMLDWTDRHYRYFARLISRHTWLYTEMVTTGALLYGDVERHLRFDEAEHPVALQLGGSDPAELAQCARLAQQWGYDEVNLNVGCPSERVQKGAFGACLMAEPQLVADCVKAMRDAVDIDITVKHRIGIDQIEHYDYLAGFVDQVAEAGCSTFIVHARNAILKGLSPKENREIPPLKYDYVYRLKRERPELEILLNGGVKTNAEIAEHLRHVDGVMVGREAYHNPWLMADWDAAFYGDDSTAVSRAQVVDAMLPYIRARLAEGHKLRNIARHILGLFQGMPGARQWRRMLSDAKLLDGADEGLLLQALAAMPSRVGETE; encoded by the coding sequence ATGAGCGTGGCCCCCATGCTGGACTGGACCGACCGTCACTACCGCTATTTTGCCCGGCTGATCAGCCGCCACACCTGGCTGTATACCGAGATGGTGACCACCGGTGCGCTGTTGTATGGCGATGTGGAGCGTCACTTGCGCTTTGACGAGGCTGAGCACCCGGTGGCCTTGCAACTGGGTGGTTCCGATCCGGCTGAGCTGGCGCAATGCGCCCGGCTGGCCCAGCAGTGGGGTTACGATGAGGTCAACCTCAATGTGGGCTGCCCGTCGGAGCGGGTACAGAAGGGGGCCTTCGGTGCCTGCCTGATGGCCGAACCGCAACTGGTGGCCGACTGCGTCAAGGCCATGCGTGATGCGGTGGATATCGACATCACGGTCAAGCACCGCATCGGTATCGATCAGATCGAGCATTACGACTATCTGGCCGGCTTTGTCGACCAGGTGGCTGAGGCCGGCTGCAGCACCTTTATCGTGCATGCGCGCAATGCCATCCTCAAGGGCCTCAGCCCCAAGGAAAACCGCGAAATCCCGCCGCTGAAATACGACTATGTCTACCGGCTGAAGCGGGAGCGCCCCGAGCTGGAAATCCTGTTGAATGGCGGCGTCAAGACCAATGCCGAAATCGCCGAACATCTGCGCCATGTTGATGGGGTGATGGTGGGGCGCGAGGCTTATCACAATCCCTGGCTGATGGCCGATTGGGATGCCGCTTTCTATGGCGATGACAGTACCGCGGTCAGCCGTGCGCAGGTGGTGGATGCCATGCTGCCGTATATCCGCGCCCGGCTGGCGGAAGGCCACAAGCTGCGTAATATTGCGCGCCATATACTGGGCCTGTTCCAGGGTATGCCGGGTGCACGCCAGTGGCGGCGCATGCTGTCCGACGCCAAGCTGCTGGATGGCGCGGACGAAGGCCTGCTGCTGCAGGCGCTGGCGGCCATGCCATCGCGCGTCGGCGAAACCGAATAA